The Sulfurospirillum oryzae genome includes a region encoding these proteins:
- a CDS encoding efflux RND transporter periplasmic adaptor subunit encodes MKYTHLILGALLLLGSTLDAKQIFNVKTIEVKKVLEGSAKDFYGYTKANEENVKEVSLRYDAFIETLYVNKSFTSVKKGEPLAKLYSQEIYTAELELINALRIKSDSMVQSITQKLKLLGVDEKTIAKIISEKNVPENITIVSPYSGIVTQKAINQGAFVPKGMKLYEISDYTNLWLIVKVYEKDLDFVKRAQSADIFFDMSSKPYKAKIDFIYPKVDPQTKSVDVRLVIENKDLEIYENAFAKARFGTAKREYLALPKSAVMTKGAKTSVFVKGEFEGEYEPREIEAKRLNNDTFEIVKGLKEGDVVVSNALFMFDADAQNNAGAMK; translated from the coding sequence ATGAAATACACGCATCTCATTTTAGGAGCTCTTCTACTGTTAGGCTCCACGCTTGATGCCAAGCAGATTTTCAATGTCAAAACCATCGAAGTAAAAAAAGTTTTGGAAGGCTCTGCTAAAGATTTTTACGGCTATACCAAAGCCAATGAAGAAAATGTCAAAGAGGTGAGTTTGCGTTATGACGCGTTTATCGAAACGCTTTACGTGAACAAAAGTTTTACCAGTGTTAAAAAAGGCGAGCCTTTGGCGAAACTCTATTCGCAAGAGATTTACACCGCAGAGTTGGAACTTATCAACGCGTTACGCATCAAAAGTGACAGCATGGTGCAGAGCATCACGCAAAAGCTCAAACTTTTAGGGGTCGATGAGAAAACGATTGCGAAAATTATCAGTGAAAAAAATGTGCCTGAAAACATCACTATCGTTTCACCGTACAGCGGTATCGTAACCCAAAAAGCAATCAATCAAGGCGCGTTCGTTCCCAAAGGGATGAAACTTTACGAGATCAGCGATTATACGAACTTATGGCTTATCGTTAAAGTGTATGAAAAAGACCTTGATTTTGTTAAACGTGCGCAAAGTGCGGACATCTTTTTTGATATGAGTTCTAAGCCTTACAAAGCCAAAATTGATTTTATCTACCCTAAAGTTGACCCGCAAACGAAAAGTGTGGATGTGCGTTTGGTCATCGAAAACAAAGACCTCGAGATTTACGAAAATGCGTTTGCAAAAGCAAGGTTTGGCACAGCCAAACGTGAGTATCTAGCCCTTCCAAAAAGTGCAGTGATGACCAAAGGTGCTAAGACGAGTGTCTTTGTCAAAGGCGAATTTGAGGGCGAATACGAACCACGCGAGATCGAAGCAAAACGACTCAATAACGACACATTTGAAATAGTCAAAGGCCTAAAAGAGGGCGATGTAGTTGTCTCAAATGCGCTCTTTATGTTTGATGCCGATGCCCAAAATAACGCAGGGGCAATGAAATGA
- a CDS encoding TolC family protein: MKRVILMLVALAGYALAQSELTSLAYEHNYELKALEAEVQALEKEVDISKIWENPMLSLGVNDIFLNEPLTRNQEAQNEAISLSQKIPTGGKLDIKESIALQDLAIKKLELKTKKLEMQREIGVLEQSYIRINQDLALVIKYEKVLEDLKNAHLAYNTTSAHYVDTLNNTILQKNLTIEKKTLLRDKASIERKLESIIVASMPEMSAHEGLLPYKLSDEEKLLEKSPKLQTQMMISQKELLNLRYEKANKTPDVTVTLGYNRRQGRDDYAFLGVSVPLPIYGKENASIQKATLTHASSEQSVQSVHKSLQFELRDELLNKELQYDKISLAKEVLHENEKMYEVLQSTALSQNDALLSLLNVVTQIIEAQKQINANTFAYNESIIKIYTLLGVEL, from the coding sequence ATGAAACGCGTCATTTTAATGCTCGTAGCCCTCGCGGGCTACGCTTTGGCGCAAAGCGAGTTGACCTCTTTAGCGTATGAGCATAACTATGAGTTAAAGGCACTCGAAGCTGAGGTACAAGCGCTTGAAAAAGAGGTTGATATAAGCAAGATTTGGGAAAACCCTATGCTCTCTCTTGGGGTCAACGACATCTTTTTAAATGAGCCACTTACAAGAAACCAAGAAGCGCAAAATGAGGCGATTTCGCTTTCTCAAAAGATCCCAACGGGTGGAAAACTGGACATCAAAGAGTCGATTGCCTTGCAAGATTTGGCGATTAAAAAGCTGGAACTAAAAACTAAAAAACTCGAAATGCAACGTGAAATTGGCGTGTTGGAGCAAAGTTACATCCGCATTAACCAAGATCTTGCTTTAGTGATAAAGTATGAGAAAGTTTTGGAAGACCTGAAAAATGCCCACCTTGCTTACAATACCACCAGCGCGCACTATGTCGATACGCTGAACAATACGATTTTGCAAAAAAACCTTACCATCGAGAAAAAAACACTGCTTCGCGACAAAGCTTCCATAGAGCGAAAGTTAGAGAGCATCATCGTAGCCTCTATGCCTGAGATGAGCGCACATGAAGGACTATTGCCTTATAAGCTCAGTGATGAAGAGAAGCTTTTGGAAAAATCGCCGAAGCTTCAAACCCAAATGATGATTAGCCAAAAAGAGCTGCTCAATTTACGCTATGAAAAAGCAAATAAAACGCCCGATGTTACGGTAACTCTTGGCTACAATCGAAGGCAAGGAAGAGACGACTACGCCTTTTTAGGCGTTTCTGTACCGCTTCCGATTTACGGCAAAGAGAATGCCTCCATCCAAAAAGCCACACTCACCCATGCTTCCTCCGAACAGAGTGTGCAGTCGGTGCATAAAAGTTTGCAGTTTGAGCTAAGAGATGAGCTTCTCAACAAAGAGTTGCAGTACGACAAAATCTCTTTGGCGAAAGAGGTGTTACATGAAAATGAGAAGATGTATGAAGTGCTTCAAAGCACTGCATTGTCTCAAAATGACGCACTTTTAAGCCTTCTCAATGTAGTCACGCAAATCATTGAAGCACAAAAGCAAATCAACGCTAACACGTTCGCGTATAACGAGTCCATCATCAAAATTTACACCCTTTTAGGAGTCGAGCTATGA
- a CDS encoding FixH family protein yields the protein MKKILGMFLAVALSLSAVFAADALSKKGMAGPLEVEYSSEKPLSQGMNMINIKVKENGKEIKDAKVSVTAAMPAMPGMPAMEQTSEAMFVNGAYMAHVTFSMNGTWQLNIVIETSDGKKQRLKSSVNL from the coding sequence ATGAAGAAGATTTTAGGGATGTTTTTAGCGGTGGCGTTGAGCCTTAGTGCTGTTTTTGCGGCAGATGCTTTGTCTAAAAAAGGGATGGCGGGTCCATTAGAAGTTGAGTACAGCAGTGAAAAGCCTTTAAGTCAGGGCATGAACATGATCAACATCAAAGTCAAAGAGAATGGCAAAGAGATCAAAGATGCGAAAGTAAGCGTTACCGCTGCAATGCCAGCGATGCCAGGAATGCCAGCAATGGAGCAAACTTCTGAGGCAATGTTTGTCAACGGTGCGTATATGGCACATGTCACATTCTCAATGAATGGCACATGGCAGCTTAACATCGTCATCGAAACCAGTGATGGCAAAAAACAACGCTTAAAATCAAGCGTTAACCTCTAA
- a CDS encoding pentapeptide repeat-containing protein, with the protein MASLCITDKMDVFAENFTGVNLHKQKITKAEFDDCTFVSCDFSETFFSSCRFIGCRFENCNLSLMKLTDTKLNAVQFSSCKMIGIDWTMANWESLLSIEPLQFRDCLLGDSNFFGLTLNGLVMSECRITEADFRSANLEKSDFRGSDLKGTLFGNTHLEYANFTDASNTMIDLRTNHLKGAIFSRYEALQLLELMGIVLV; encoded by the coding sequence ATGGCTTCTTTATGTATCACCGATAAAATGGACGTATTTGCAGAAAATTTCACAGGTGTGAATCTGCACAAACAAAAGATCACCAAAGCGGAGTTTGACGACTGCACCTTTGTCTCTTGCGACTTTAGTGAAACCTTTTTCTCATCGTGCAGATTTATCGGGTGTCGTTTTGAAAACTGCAATCTAAGCCTTATGAAACTCACCGACACCAAACTAAACGCAGTTCAATTCTCCTCATGCAAAATGATAGGCATCGACTGGACGATGGCAAACTGGGAGAGCCTTCTCTCCATCGAACCCCTTCAGTTTCGTGACTGCCTTCTGGGTGACAGCAATTTTTTTGGCTTAACCCTAAACGGACTTGTGATGAGCGAATGCCGTATAACCGAAGCCGACTTTAGAAGCGCAAACCTCGAAAAATCAGACTTTCGAGGCTCTGACCTCAAAGGTACCCTCTTTGGCAACACCCATCTGGAATACGCCAATTTTACGGATGCAAGTAACACGATGATCGATCTGCGCACGAATCACCTCAAAGGAGCCATTTTTAGCCGATACGAGGCGCTTCAACTGCTTGAATTAATGGGGATTGTGTTGGTTTGA
- a CDS encoding sensor histidine kinase: MSLSHYEKRSLIRFLLIYLLSIYTFILILAGMFYTIQMKNMQENYALKMRATASAISHKIVTAHMMEDADLEKCFTQKPIEQCFGVDEGYQVALFGAEHKPLHVNFNDQIDFEQKFYLKNDSFFYVDDSAQHHLGVHYIVIKQSSISSIINAIKQEVVLYLLLSLAFATLLGYVLAKLFLKPIKAEIETLDTFIKDSTHELNTPITAILMSISTLKDVDEKKRKRIELSAKRIATLYGNLSYMLLHDKQNEEKTDIDVKKLIEERLEYFADLMASKQIDLTLKLEEKTLHINEESLSKLIDNLLSNAIKYNRFEGSIEVILDFEKLSVKDSGIGIKSSKLGDITKRYKRANSDKGGFGIGLDIVNTICKANNFRLEIDSVEGKGTTFSVYF; the protein is encoded by the coding sequence ATGTCTTTAAGCCACTATGAAAAACGCTCCCTCATTCGTTTTTTACTGATTTACCTGCTCTCAATTTATACGTTTATACTCATCTTGGCAGGCATGTTTTACACCATACAGATGAAAAATATGCAGGAAAACTATGCCCTAAAAATGCGTGCTACTGCTTCTGCTATCTCGCACAAGATCGTCACCGCGCACATGATGGAAGATGCTGACTTAGAGAAATGCTTCACTCAAAAGCCCATTGAACAGTGCTTTGGCGTTGATGAAGGCTATCAAGTGGCTCTTTTTGGAGCAGAACACAAACCTTTACATGTAAACTTCAACGATCAAATCGATTTTGAACAAAAGTTTTACCTCAAAAACGATAGCTTTTTTTACGTGGACGATAGCGCGCAACACCATCTTGGCGTACACTACATCGTAATCAAGCAGAGTTCTATATCGAGCATTATAAACGCGATCAAACAAGAGGTTGTGCTTTACCTACTTTTGAGTCTTGCGTTTGCGACACTCTTGGGTTATGTGCTTGCAAAACTCTTTCTAAAGCCTATCAAAGCGGAGATCGAAACGCTTGATACTTTTATCAAAGACTCCACGCATGAGCTTAATACGCCGATTACGGCGATTTTGATGAGCATTAGCACACTTAAAGATGTGGACGAGAAAAAGCGCAAACGCATTGAACTAAGTGCCAAACGTATCGCAACCTTATACGGGAACCTCAGTTACATGCTTCTACATGACAAACAAAACGAAGAAAAAACTGATATCGATGTGAAAAAACTCATAGAGGAACGTCTCGAATATTTTGCGGATTTAATGGCGAGTAAACAAATAGACTTAACATTAAAACTGGAAGAAAAAACGTTACATATAAACGAAGAGAGTCTTAGCAAACTCATCGACAACCTACTTTCCAACGCCATCAAATACAACCGTTTTGAAGGAAGCATTGAAGTTATACTGGACTTTGAAAAGTTAAGTGTCAAAGACAGTGGCATCGGCATTAAAAGCTCAAAGCTAGGTGACATCACCAAGCGCTATAAACGCGCAAACAGCGACAAAGGCGGCTTTGGCATCGGTTTAGACATCGTGAACACCATCTGTAAAGCCAATAATTTCAGGCTTGAAATAGACTCAGTTGAGGGTAAAGGTACTACATTTAGCGTCTATTTTTAA
- a CDS encoding cupredoxin domain-containing protein — protein MLHHKKSIAMLIFVTAFSAQAIAMDDHSAHNHATHSHASSTIGNPANASQANKIINVDLLDSMQFEFHSKMNIKEGDIVRFIVTNQGEIDHEFSIGSEKEQKAHLEAMKKMPNMVHHDGNTITLKPKETKELTWKFTKRNTVMFACNIPEHFEAGMHREITIK, from the coding sequence ATGTTACACCATAAAAAAAGTATTGCTATGCTAATCTTTGTTACTGCTTTTTCAGCCCAAGCTATTGCGATGGATGACCACTCAGCTCATAACCATGCTACACATAGCCATGCAAGCTCTACCATTGGTAATCCCGCTAATGCTTCGCAGGCAAACAAAATCATTAACGTCGACTTGCTTGATTCTATGCAATTTGAATTTCATAGTAAAATGAACATCAAAGAGGGAGATATCGTTAGATTTATCGTGACAAACCAAGGTGAAATTGACCATGAGTTTTCCATTGGTAGTGAAAAAGAACAAAAAGCACACCTAGAAGCTATGAAAAAAATGCCAAATATGGTTCACCATGATGGCAATACCATTACACTTAAACCTAAAGAAACAAAAGAGTTAACGTGGAAATTTACAAAAAGAAACACAGTTATGTTTGCATGCAACATACCAGAGCATTTTGAAGCTGGGATGCACCGCGAGATCACTATAAAGTAG
- a CDS encoding NADPH-dependent FMN reductase, which translates to MYLILVASLNENMKLAGKIQKCLETMGVKSQIINLVDLNITLYDSSKETNDGIPSKILELSNTMKNSSGYIVVAPEYNYSIPPVLTNVIAWISRSNENFRELFTLKCIQLATHSGITGNDVCNAMRLQFSKLGAVVAPREILTTPNKKIEEDSLQRILTQFLSISRKPL; encoded by the coding sequence ATGTATTTAATATTGGTTGCAAGTCTGAATGAAAATATGAAGTTGGCAGGTAAAATACAAAAGTGCCTAGAAACGATGGGTGTTAAAAGTCAAATCATCAATTTAGTCGATTTGAACATCACCTTGTATGACTCTTCGAAAGAGACAAATGATGGCATCCCAAGCAAAATTCTTGAGCTTTCAAACACCATGAAAAATTCCTCAGGATACATCGTTGTAGCCCCTGAATACAACTACTCCATTCCTCCTGTTTTAACCAATGTCATCGCATGGATATCCAGAAGCAATGAAAATTTCAGAGAACTCTTCACCTTAAAATGCATCCAACTCGCAACGCACTCAGGAATCACAGGAAATGATGTCTGCAATGCGATGCGTTTACAGTTTTCAAAATTAGGAGCCGTTGTTGCTCCCAGAGAGATTTTAACAACACCTAACAAAAAGATAGAAGAAGATAGTTTGCAGAGAATTTTGACGCAATTTTTGAGTATTTCTCGAAAGCCACTGTAA
- a CDS encoding efflux RND transporter permease subunit: protein MIESIIEKSVKNRALLLLTLLIAAFLSFWAIRQTPLDALPDLTPPQVIVNVKYLGQSPKIIQDQLVYELTNALLSVAKTKTVRAFTSYENAIVYIIFEDGTDLYWARDRVNEVIQNVSKNAPKNATIKLGPDATGIGWAFEYALTSKNRSLEELRSIQDYLYRYALLGVEGVSEVASVGGFVKDYEITLSQDALYKYDLSIDELMSALSKNNSDLGGRVVLENGFEQIIQARGFATSLEDLSNITIKTVNGIPLKLSDIADVRVVPTYRSGLAELNGEGEVVGGVVVVRHKENAYKVIQAVKEKLESLHVNDVEVVTTYDRSDLITKAINNLKRALFEESIVVLAVVMLFLLHFRSALVVIIVLPLTIALTFLAMKLFGLESNIMSLGGIAIAIGAMVDACIVMIENVHKKLSHGEPKSEEERKAIIIASSKQVGRPIFFALLLIVVSFLPIFALSGQEGALFKPLAYTKTFAMLIGAVLSITLVPLLMIYFVKGKILEEHKNPLNRFFIWIYAPLLKVHMRFWYIAIAAFIGFLVLGYHTYTKQRWEFMPPLNEQTFMYMPVTPFGISIEMAKEYAQKSNEVIKSFPEVLSTFAKAGRAESATDPAPLSMIETIIQLKPKEQWREGMTYEKLRDEMNEQLQMTGLTNSWTYPIRGRIDMLITGIRTPLGIKLYGDNDQALEDSANKIASVLANYEGTKSIFADKANSGYYLNMTLKPENIAAYGLTKEEILDFVDNAIGGSKVTTFYQGIERYAITLRLEEESRKDLNTISELTIKTPYGFQRLGHFVELSYDVGASELKSEMGKKVNYIYITLKEGFSSKTYKEEASKILKESVELPTGFYIGWAGESEYLESAMERLQFILPLTLLVTFVLIYLGLGSFKNALLVFLTLPLAAVGGFLYVDYLNFNLSIAVIVGFLALIGIAVETAIVMIIYLEEAISHVKERTAHAIQEAIFEGAVLRVRPKLMTVFAILGGLLPIMWLDGVGSEVMQRIAAPMIGGVVSSAILTLLVIPVLYYRMQKIEE from the coding sequence ATGATCGAGAGTATCATTGAAAAAAGCGTCAAAAACAGGGCGCTTCTTCTTTTAACTTTACTTATCGCCGCATTTCTTTCTTTTTGGGCGATTCGGCAAACCCCACTGGACGCCTTGCCAGACCTCACGCCACCGCAAGTCATCGTGAATGTGAAGTATTTGGGGCAGTCGCCAAAGATCATCCAAGATCAGCTCGTTTACGAGCTGACCAATGCGCTGTTATCGGTCGCAAAAACCAAAACTGTGCGCGCGTTTACGTCGTATGAAAATGCCATCGTGTACATCATCTTTGAAGATGGCACCGACCTTTACTGGGCGCGAGATAGGGTCAATGAAGTCATTCAAAATGTCTCGAAAAATGCTCCTAAAAACGCAACCATCAAGCTAGGCCCAGATGCCACGGGTATTGGTTGGGCGTTTGAGTATGCGCTCACCTCTAAAAATCGCAGTTTAGAAGAGCTTAGAAGCATTCAAGACTACCTCTACCGCTATGCCCTTTTAGGTGTTGAAGGGGTAAGCGAAGTGGCGAGTGTGGGCGGTTTTGTGAAAGATTATGAAATCACACTGAGCCAAGACGCGCTCTACAAATATGATCTCAGTATCGATGAACTTATGAGCGCACTTTCGAAAAACAACAGTGATTTGGGTGGGCGAGTGGTGCTTGAAAATGGCTTTGAGCAGATCATCCAAGCCAGAGGTTTTGCCACCTCTTTGGAAGACCTTTCAAACATCACCATCAAAACGGTGAATGGCATTCCGCTCAAACTCTCTGACATCGCCGATGTGCGTGTGGTTCCCACCTATAGAAGTGGTTTAGCAGAACTCAACGGCGAAGGCGAAGTGGTCGGAGGCGTTGTGGTTGTACGTCACAAAGAGAACGCTTACAAGGTCATTCAGGCGGTCAAAGAGAAGCTAGAATCTTTACATGTAAACGATGTGGAAGTGGTCACAACGTACGATAGAAGCGATCTCATTACCAAAGCGATTAACAACCTCAAGCGCGCTCTTTTTGAAGAGAGCATTGTTGTTTTGGCAGTGGTGATGCTCTTTTTGCTTCACTTTAGAAGCGCTTTGGTCGTCATCATTGTTCTGCCGCTCACCATTGCTCTGACCTTTTTGGCGATGAAGCTTTTTGGGCTGGAGTCGAACATTATGAGTTTGGGTGGTATTGCCATTGCTATTGGTGCGATGGTCGATGCGTGCATCGTTATGATCGAAAATGTGCATAAAAAGCTCTCGCACGGCGAGCCAAAAAGCGAAGAAGAGCGCAAAGCCATCATCATCGCTTCGTCCAAACAAGTTGGACGCCCGATCTTTTTTGCGCTTTTGCTTATCGTGGTGAGTTTCTTACCTATCTTCGCACTCAGCGGTCAAGAAGGAGCGCTCTTTAAACCCTTAGCCTACACCAAAACCTTTGCGATGCTCATCGGTGCAGTGCTCTCCATTACCCTTGTTCCCCTTTTGATGATCTATTTTGTCAAAGGCAAAATCCTTGAAGAACACAAAAATCCACTCAACCGCTTTTTTATCTGGATTTATGCACCGCTTTTAAAGGTACACATGCGCTTTTGGTATATTGCTATTGCGGCATTTATTGGCTTTTTGGTACTGGGTTATCACACCTACACCAAACAGCGCTGGGAGTTTATGCCCCCACTCAATGAGCAGACGTTTATGTACATGCCTGTCACGCCATTTGGCATCAGCATCGAGATGGCAAAAGAGTATGCGCAAAAGAGCAATGAGGTCATCAAAAGCTTTCCCGAAGTCCTCAGTACCTTTGCCAAAGCAGGGCGTGCGGAAAGTGCGACAGACCCAGCTCCTCTTTCGATGATCGAGACCATCATACAGCTCAAACCCAAAGAGCAGTGGAGAGAGGGCATGACGTATGAGAAGCTGAGAGATGAGATGAACGAACAGCTTCAAATGACGGGATTGACCAACTCATGGACATATCCGATTCGTGGGCGCATCGATATGCTCATCACAGGCATACGAACACCGCTTGGCATCAAACTCTACGGAGACAATGACCAAGCCCTAGAAGATAGCGCCAATAAAATTGCCAGTGTCCTTGCCAATTATGAGGGAACCAAAAGTATTTTTGCGGACAAAGCAAACAGCGGTTATTACCTGAATATGACGCTTAAGCCTGAAAATATTGCCGCGTATGGTCTCACCAAAGAAGAGATACTAGACTTCGTAGATAACGCCATCGGTGGCTCGAAAGTAACAACGTTTTACCAAGGCATTGAACGCTATGCGATCACGTTAAGACTGGAAGAAGAGAGTCGTAAAGACTTAAATACCATTAGTGAATTGACCATCAAAACGCCGTATGGTTTCCAACGTTTAGGACATTTTGTGGAGCTTAGTTACGACGTGGGTGCGAGTGAGCTCAAGTCTGAAATGGGCAAGAAAGTCAACTACATCTACATCACCCTAAAAGAGGGCTTTTCGTCTAAAACCTATAAAGAAGAGGCGAGCAAAATTCTGAAAGAGAGTGTGGAGCTTCCAACAGGTTTTTACATCGGTTGGGCAGGCGAGAGCGAGTACTTGGAAAGTGCGATGGAGCGCTTGCAGTTCATCCTTCCGCTCACGCTTTTGGTGACGTTTGTGCTCATTTACTTAGGACTTGGCTCGTTTAAAAATGCGCTTTTGGTCTTTTTGACCCTGCCGCTTGCCGCTGTGGGTGGGTTTTTATATGTGGATTATCTGAACTTTAACCTTTCCATTGCCGTCATTGTAGGCTTTTTGGCACTTATCGGCATCGCGGTGGAGACGGCGATTGTGATGATTATCTATCTTGAAGAAGCCATTTCTCATGTCAAAGAGCGAACAGCACATGCCATTCAAGAAGCCATCTTTGAAGGGGCGGTTTTAAGAGTGCGCCCTAAACTCATGACCGTTTTTGCGATTCTTGGTGGACTTTTACCGATTATGTGGTTAGACGGTGTTGGAAGTGAAGTCATGCAACGCATCGCCGCTCCGATGATCGGTGGCGTGGTAAGTTCGGCAATACTCACGCTTTTGGTGATTCCTGTGTTGTATTATCGGATGCAAAAAATCGAGGAGTGA
- a CDS encoding response regulator transcription factor, giving the protein MYNASMKILLLEDDPILSEIIEEFLVEHGLHVKLFYDGKTALDAIFEHKFDLLLLDINVPSLNGFELLKEIKNARITTPVIFITSLDQINDVKKGFALGAEDYLKKPFDLEELLVRIERTKKLHNIDTNERIILANELVFDPANYEIITPDTSYKLRKKEAQLLEYFLKHKNRVLSFEEIIEEVWRFEEVPTYATVRTYIKNLRSYGLEALIENTKGVGYVFKPL; this is encoded by the coding sequence ATGTATAATGCCTCTATGAAAATCCTACTCTTAGAAGATGACCCCATTCTTAGCGAAATTATCGAAGAGTTTTTAGTGGAACATGGTTTACATGTAAAGCTCTTTTATGACGGTAAAACAGCACTTGATGCCATTTTTGAGCATAAGTTTGACCTCTTGCTTCTTGACATCAACGTCCCAAGCCTTAATGGTTTTGAGCTTTTAAAAGAGATCAAAAACGCTCGCATTACCACGCCTGTCATCTTCATCACGTCACTCGACCAGATCAATGATGTGAAAAAAGGATTTGCTTTGGGTGCTGAAGATTACCTCAAAAAACCGTTTGATCTTGAAGAGCTTTTGGTAAGAATTGAGCGCACCAAAAAACTTCACAACATCGATACAAACGAGCGCATTATACTTGCGAATGAGCTCGTTTTTGATCCTGCCAATTACGAGATCATCACACCAGATACTTCGTATAAACTCCGCAAAAAAGAGGCGCAACTTTTGGAGTATTTTTTAAAACACAAAAACCGCGTGCTGAGTTTTGAAGAGATCATCGAAGAGGTGTGGCGTTTTGAAGAAGTGCCGACGTATGCGACGGTGCGTACTTATATCAAAAATCTTCGCAGTTATGGGCTTGAAGCGTTGATCGAAAATACCAAAGGGGTCGGTTATGTCTTTAAGCCACTATGA
- a CDS encoding tRNA-uridine aminocarboxypropyltransferase has translation MQTIYGDRAKCYSCYRPKSSCMCSHIRPIATQTKFIVLMHPKEFKKTKNGTGHLTHLSLPNSELFMGIDFSDNARINEIIATHESFILYPSKHAINLSHHNPLTEKALHVKKKVAIFLIDSTWACSLKMMRESKNLHALSHISFDSTKRSEFKIKEQPLEYCLSTIESTLTVLELLTKWQIETIEQNKLDTFLTPFHAMIDYQLECIQNPLHQAVRFKPRRT, from the coding sequence ATGCAGACGATTTACGGCGATAGAGCAAAATGTTACAGCTGTTACAGACCCAAAAGCTCATGTATGTGCAGCCATATTCGACCCATTGCAACGCAGACCAAATTCATCGTTTTGATGCACCCCAAAGAGTTTAAAAAAACCAAAAATGGCACGGGGCATTTGACACACCTTTCACTTCCAAACTCTGAGCTTTTTATGGGCATCGACTTTAGTGACAATGCACGCATCAACGAAATCATCGCAACACATGAGAGTTTCATTCTCTACCCTTCAAAGCATGCTATCAACCTCAGTCATCACAATCCTTTGACTGAAAAAGCTTTACATGTAAAGAAGAAGGTGGCGATTTTTCTCATTGATTCGACATGGGCGTGTTCACTTAAAATGATGCGTGAAAGTAAGAACTTGCACGCTCTTTCTCACATCAGTTTTGACTCCACGAAGCGTTCGGAGTTTAAGATCAAAGAGCAACCCCTAGAGTATTGCCTCTCGACCATCGAGTCCACACTCACCGTGTTGGAACTTCTTACCAAATGGCAGATCGAAACGATTGAGCAAAACAAGCTCGACACATTCCTCACCCCTTTTCACGCGATGATTGACTATCAACTAGAGTGCATCCAAAATCCTCTGCATCAAGCGGTTAGGTTTAAGCCTAGACGTACCTAA
- a CDS encoding LysE family translocator, producing the protein MISAVDFSIMALFLPTFFFVSVTPGMCMTLAMSLGMSIGLKRTFYMMAGELIGVAIVALSSVVGVAAIMINHPDIFTVFKYAGGLYLGYLGVQLWLNRGKMALTEVHCTPSISTFSLASQGFITAIANPKGWAFFIALLPPFINQTKPLIPQVSVLLAIILVLEFICLIIYASGGSTMRKFLQKSNNVKLMNRVAGTLMLGVGVWLAFG; encoded by the coding sequence GTGATTTCAGCAGTTGATTTTTCGATTATGGCGCTTTTTCTTCCCACTTTCTTTTTTGTCTCGGTAACGCCTGGCATGTGCATGACACTTGCGATGAGCCTTGGTATGAGCATCGGTTTAAAGCGTACGTTTTACATGATGGCGGGCGAGCTCATCGGCGTGGCGATAGTCGCACTCTCTTCGGTTGTCGGCGTTGCGGCGATCATGATCAACCATCCTGACATCTTTACCGTTTTTAAGTATGCGGGTGGGCTTTATCTTGGGTATTTGGGTGTGCAACTTTGGCTAAATCGTGGCAAAATGGCACTAACTGAGGTGCATTGTACGCCAAGTATTTCCACTTTTTCTCTGGCTTCACAAGGTTTTATTACCGCCATTGCAAACCCAAAAGGCTGGGCGTTTTTCATCGCACTTTTACCACCGTTTATCAACCAAACGAAACCGCTCATTCCTCAAGTTTCGGTACTGTTAGCCATTATTTTAGTATTGGAATTTATCTGTTTGATTATCTACGCGAGTGGTGGTAGCACCATGCGTAAGTTTTTGCAAAAAAGCAACAACGTCAAACTTATGAACCGTGTCGCAGGCACATTGATGCTCGGTGTGGGCGTGTGGTTGGCGTTTGGGTGA